The following are encoded in a window of Halorarum salinum genomic DNA:
- a CDS encoding archaeosine biosynthesis radical SAM protein RaSEA — MSTPSPEPSERGRGMDAHNEVMRDIRSEKDATYDPHEPTRVWLDEDNTPDGVKRSLTIILNTGGCRWARAGGCTMCGYVAESVEGGSVAHEALLDQIDVCLDHEAEHSGDDDGPAPLVKIYTSGSFLDEREVPAETRAAIAETFADRERIVVESLPDFVSAGKLRDFTERGLDTDVAVGLETATDRVRHDCVNKYFDFADFEDACAEASEADGDAASAGVKAYLLMKPPFLSESEALEDMVSSVERCAAVEGCHTVSMNPCNVQRYTMVDELHFRGGYRPPWLWSVAEVLRRTADVDAIVVSDPVGHGSDRGPHNCGDCDDRVQTAIKDFDLRQDPSVFDQVSCECERTWELVLEEGASFAGPLTR, encoded by the coding sequence ATGAGCACGCCGAGCCCCGAACCGTCCGAGCGGGGACGCGGGATGGACGCGCACAACGAGGTGATGCGCGACATCCGGTCCGAGAAGGACGCCACCTACGACCCCCACGAGCCGACGCGGGTGTGGCTCGACGAGGACAACACCCCCGACGGCGTCAAGCGGTCGCTGACGATCATCCTCAACACCGGCGGCTGTCGGTGGGCCCGCGCCGGCGGCTGTACGATGTGCGGCTACGTCGCCGAGTCCGTCGAGGGCGGCAGCGTCGCCCACGAGGCGCTGCTGGACCAGATCGACGTCTGTCTCGACCACGAGGCGGAGCACTCGGGGGACGACGATGGGCCCGCGCCGCTCGTGAAGATCTACACCTCCGGCTCGTTCCTCGACGAGCGCGAGGTGCCGGCCGAGACGCGCGCGGCCATCGCGGAGACGTTCGCGGACCGCGAGCGGATCGTCGTCGAGTCGCTCCCCGACTTCGTCTCGGCGGGGAAGCTCCGGGACTTCACCGAGCGGGGCCTCGACACCGACGTCGCCGTCGGCCTGGAGACGGCCACGGACCGCGTGCGCCACGACTGCGTGAACAAGTACTTCGACTTCGCGGACTTCGAGGACGCGTGTGCGGAGGCGAGCGAGGCGGACGGGGACGCGGCGAGCGCGGGCGTGAAGGCGTACCTCCTGATGAAGCCCCCGTTCCTCTCGGAGTCGGAGGCGCTGGAGGACATGGTCTCCTCGGTCGAGCGCTGTGCGGCCGTCGAGGGCTGTCACACCGTCTCGATGAACCCCTGCAACGTCCAGCGGTACACGATGGTCGACGAACTCCACTTCCGCGGCGGCTACCGCCCGCCGTGGCTCTGGTCGGTCGCCGAGGTCCTCCGGCGCACGGCCGACGTCGACGCGATCGTGGTCTCGGACCCGGTCGGCCACGGCTCCGACCGCGGCCCCCACAACTGCGGGGACTGCGACGACCGCGTCCAGACCGCCATCAAGGACTTCGACCTCCGGCAGGACCCCTCGGTGTTCGACCAGGTGTCCTGCGAGTGCGAGCGGACCTGGGAGCTCGTGCTGGAGGAGGGGGCGAGCTTCGCGGGACCGCTCACCCGCTGA
- the purQ gene encoding phosphoribosylformylglycinamidine synthase I, which translates to MTVSVVQFGGSNCDRDAVRALSHLDVDAERVWHEDGLPADTDGVVVPGGFSYGDYLRAGAMAARTPVMDEVRSLAEEGVPVLGVCNGAQIGCEAGLTEGAFTTNRSARFQCEHVHLRVERADTPWTRAYDEGEVLEVPIAHGEGRFEISDERLARLNGENGVLFRYCDADGNVTDEANPNGSTENVAGVLGERETVAVMMPHPERATLPDVGGTDGRGVLRAFS; encoded by the coding sequence GTGACCGTCTCGGTCGTGCAGTTCGGCGGGTCGAACTGCGACCGCGACGCCGTCCGCGCGCTCTCCCATCTCGACGTCGACGCCGAGCGCGTCTGGCACGAGGACGGCCTCCCGGCGGACACGGACGGCGTCGTCGTCCCCGGGGGGTTCTCCTACGGCGACTACCTCCGCGCCGGCGCGATGGCCGCCCGGACCCCGGTCATGGACGAGGTGCGGTCGCTGGCCGAGGAGGGCGTCCCCGTGCTCGGCGTCTGCAACGGCGCACAGATCGGCTGTGAAGCCGGCCTCACTGAGGGCGCGTTCACGACGAACCGCTCGGCGCGCTTCCAGTGCGAGCACGTCCACCTCCGCGTCGAGCGCGCGGACACGCCGTGGACCCGGGCGTACGACGAGGGCGAGGTCCTCGAGGTCCCCATCGCGCACGGCGAGGGGCGCTTCGAGATATCGGACGAGCGGCTGGCGCGGCTGAACGGGGAGAACGGGGTGCTGTTCCGCTACTGCGACGCCGACGGGAACGTCACCGACGAGGCGAACCCGAACGGCTCGACGGAAAACGTCGCGGGCGTGCTCGGCGAGCGCGAGACGGTCGCGGTGATGATGCCCCACCCCGAGCGCGCGACGCTCCCGGACGTCGGCGGGACCGACGGGCGGGGCGTGCTTCGGGCGTTCTCGTGA
- the purS gene encoding phosphoribosylformylglycinamidine synthase subunit PurS, translating into MTAYTATVTVRLKRGVLDPEAETTKGALERLGFELEALRAADRFEVDLEAADADAARDRADEMAERLLANPTIHDYDVGVTER; encoded by the coding sequence ATGACCGCCTACACTGCCACGGTGACCGTGCGGCTCAAGCGCGGGGTGCTCGACCCGGAGGCGGAGACGACGAAGGGGGCGCTCGAACGCCTCGGGTTCGAGCTCGAGGCGCTCCGCGCGGCCGACCGGTTCGAGGTGGACCTCGAGGCCGCGGACGCCGACGCGGCGCGCGACCGGGCCGACGAGATGGCGGAACGGCTGCTCGCGAACCCGACCATCCACGACTACGACGTGGGCGTGACGGAGCGATGA
- a CDS encoding 2-dehydropantoate 2-reductase: MKFAVFGAGGIGAYLGARLADAGHEVHLIARGSHLAALRDEGLHVESVAGDTTVDLPATDDPADVGPCDHVLFCVKAYDTRAAATDLSPLLGEDTAVVSFQNGVDNERWIAETIGEDHVVGGVAYVFSTIKEPGVVEHTGGPARFVFGELDGRRTDRIAALDDALSGCDGIDAVLADDVSVELWRKFALICAQAGMTAATRLPLGEIRETDAAWEMYGRIMEEVSAVARAEGVDLPDGTVAEWLEFASGLEPDTYSSLHYDLTHDKRMELDALHGSVVRHASGVGVDAPMNEAVHAILRPWADRNA; the protein is encoded by the coding sequence ATGAAATTCGCCGTCTTCGGCGCCGGGGGAATCGGCGCCTACCTCGGCGCCAGACTCGCCGACGCGGGACACGAGGTCCATCTCATCGCACGGGGGTCCCACCTCGCCGCCCTTCGAGACGAGGGACTGCACGTCGAGAGCGTCGCCGGGGATACGACGGTCGATCTCCCGGCGACCGACGACCCGGCCGACGTCGGTCCGTGCGACCACGTGCTGTTCTGCGTGAAGGCGTACGACACCCGGGCCGCCGCGACGGACCTCTCCCCGCTTCTCGGGGAGGACACCGCCGTCGTCTCGTTCCAGAACGGCGTCGACAACGAGCGATGGATCGCCGAAACGATCGGCGAGGACCACGTGGTCGGCGGCGTCGCGTACGTCTTTTCGACCATCAAGGAGCCGGGCGTCGTGGAACACACCGGCGGCCCCGCGAGGTTCGTCTTCGGCGAACTCGACGGGCGAAGGACCGACCGGATCGCGGCGCTCGACGACGCGCTCTCCGGGTGCGACGGGATCGACGCGGTGCTCGCGGACGACGTCTCCGTCGAACTCTGGCGGAAGTTCGCCCTCATCTGCGCGCAGGCGGGGATGACGGCCGCGACCCGGCTTCCGCTGGGCGAGATCCGCGAGACCGACGCCGCCTGGGAGATGTACGGCCGCATCATGGAGGAGGTGTCCGCGGTCGCGCGGGCGGAGGGCGTCGACCTCCCCGACGGGACCGTCGCCGAGTGGCTCGAGTTCGCGAGCGGGCTCGAACCGGACACGTACTCCTCCCTCCACTACGACCTGACCCACGACAAGCGGATGGAGCTCGACGCCCTCCACGGCTCCGTGGTTCGACACGCGAGCGGCGTCGGCGTCGACGCGCCGATGAACGAGGCCGTTCACGCGATCCTGCGCCCGTGGGCGGATCGAAACGCGTGA
- a CDS encoding formyltetrahydrofolate deformylase — MSELTEIVVVGDDDTGLVARVTSLLFERGCNIEDLDQAVRDGVFRMRLHADAAGMVCKPDTLREDLAALGEDLGVDVRVRFPDERDARRIGLLVTKEEHAPRAVLSACEDGTLDADVAVMAGNRDALEPLAAEFEVPFFDVGDENGSHDEAELLDLLADHDVDCIALARFMRILSPEVVFRYEGRIINVHPSLLPAFPGAEAYRQAVEGGARVAGVTAHYVTTDLDQGPVVAQRGFAVPPRADPDDLKERGQPLESEALVEALRAHLDDALVIRRGRTHVREDVDAAEYDLGGIASPEASVPTPQAE; from the coding sequence ATGAGCGAGCTGACCGAGATCGTGGTGGTGGGAGACGACGACACCGGACTGGTCGCCCGCGTCACCTCGCTGCTGTTCGAGCGGGGGTGCAACATCGAGGACCTCGACCAGGCGGTCCGGGACGGCGTGTTCCGGATGCGCCTGCACGCCGACGCCGCCGGGATGGTCTGCAAGCCGGACACGCTCCGGGAGGACCTGGCGGCGCTCGGCGAGGATCTCGGCGTCGACGTGCGCGTCCGGTTCCCCGACGAGCGCGACGCACGACGGATCGGCCTGCTCGTCACGAAGGAGGAGCACGCCCCGCGGGCGGTGCTTTCGGCCTGCGAGGACGGCACGCTCGACGCCGACGTGGCGGTGATGGCCGGCAATCGGGACGCACTGGAGCCGCTGGCCGCGGAGTTCGAGGTCCCCTTCTTCGACGTCGGCGACGAGAACGGCTCCCACGACGAGGCCGAACTGCTCGACCTGCTGGCGGACCACGACGTGGACTGCATCGCGCTGGCCCGCTTCATGCGCATCCTCTCGCCGGAGGTCGTGTTCCGGTACGAGGGCCGCATCATCAACGTCCACCCGTCGCTGCTTCCGGCGTTCCCCGGCGCCGAGGCGTACCGACAGGCCGTCGAGGGCGGCGCCCGCGTCGCCGGCGTCACGGCCCACTACGTCACGACCGACCTCGACCAGGGGCCGGTCGTCGCCCAGCGCGGCTTCGCGGTGCCGCCGCGTGCGGACCCGGACGACCTGAAGGAGCGCGGCCAGCCGCTGGAGTCGGAGGCGCTCGTCGAGGCGCTCCGCGCGCACCTCGACGACGCGCTGGTGATCCGACGCGGGCGGACCCACGTCCGGGAGGACGTGGACGCGGCCGAGTACGACCTCGGGGGGATCGCCTCCCCCGAGGCGTCCGTCCCGACGCCGCAGGCCGAGTAG
- a CDS encoding phosphoribosylaminoimidazolesuccinocarboxamide synthase, which translates to MTSVKEFRVERAPTDAAPGAGSFVFTDDYSVFDWGKMPDGIPGKGASLCTMGAFNFELLERVGVPTHYRGVGADATPLADAGDPPRELAIDLVNVPDLPHADGEYDYDAFHAAAGSNYVVPLEIVFRNAVPVGSSLRSRAAPRDLGLDRGEWPDEAVSLPDPVVEFSTKFEEQDRYLDRWEADEIAGDADVGELESVARTVNDLLTDRAAEAGFVHEDGKIECLSADGEVRVADVVGTFDENRFAYDGQEVSKEVVRQYYKREHPEWVEAVGEAKARADREDVADWRPLCGVEPPALPDDVIEAAADVYAAGANAYTGEAWFDAPDVGTAVERVRRL; encoded by the coding sequence ATGACGAGCGTCAAGGAGTTCCGCGTCGAGCGCGCGCCGACCGACGCGGCCCCCGGGGCGGGAAGCTTCGTCTTCACCGACGACTACTCCGTCTTCGACTGGGGGAAGATGCCCGACGGGATCCCCGGGAAGGGCGCCTCGCTCTGTACGATGGGCGCGTTCAACTTCGAACTGCTCGAGCGGGTCGGCGTCCCGACCCACTACCGCGGGGTCGGCGCCGACGCGACGCCCCTGGCCGACGCCGGGGACCCGCCGCGCGAACTCGCCATCGACCTCGTGAACGTCCCGGATCTCCCCCACGCGGACGGCGAGTACGACTACGACGCCTTCCACGCGGCGGCCGGGTCGAACTACGTCGTCCCGCTGGAGATCGTCTTCCGCAACGCCGTCCCCGTCGGCTCCAGCCTCCGGTCGCGTGCGGCCCCGCGCGACCTGGGGCTCGACCGCGGCGAGTGGCCCGACGAGGCGGTGTCGCTCCCGGACCCGGTCGTCGAGTTCTCCACGAAGTTCGAGGAGCAGGACCGCTACCTCGACCGCTGGGAGGCCGACGAGATCGCCGGCGACGCCGACGTGGGGGAGCTGGAATCGGTCGCACGTACGGTGAACGACCTGCTCACCGACCGGGCCGCCGAGGCCGGCTTCGTCCACGAGGACGGGAAGATCGAGTGCCTGTCCGCCGACGGCGAGGTCCGCGTCGCCGACGTGGTCGGCACGTTCGACGAGAACCGCTTCGCCTACGACGGACAGGAGGTGTCCAAGGAGGTCGTCAGGCAGTACTACAAGCGCGAGCACCCCGAGTGGGTCGAGGCAGTCGGGGAGGCGAAGGCCCGCGCGGACCGCGAGGACGTCGCGGACTGGCGGCCCCTGTGCGGGGTCGAACCGCCCGCGCTCCCCGACGACGTGATCGAGGCGGCCGCCGACGTGTACGCCGCCGGCGCGAACGCCTACACCGGCGAGGCGTGGTTCGACGCGCCCGACGTCGGGACGGCGGTCGAGCGGGTTCGGCGCCTCTAG
- a CDS encoding FAD-binding oxidoreductase, with protein sequence MSQGFDRELRFLDDLALDGEVSRGPSDRGTHAGSYDTAPADEVHPDAVVFAGSTADVSAVLAAADERGVPVTPYAAGTSLESHATPVEGGVSLDLTRMDRVLEVRPDDLTVDVEPGVIGGDLNERVARHGLTFPPLPSSGAISTVGGMIATDASGMGTVKYGEVGDWVRALEVVLADGTVIGTGTGAAKSSSGYNLTDLLVGSEGTLGVVTRATLGLAGIPEQIRGGRAVFPTLADATAAVRDAVTSGVDVAKIELMDSDAAALANDYSGTDMPERPMAFVEFHADHGVDEEVAFCEAVFSAHDVESFEVDDGDGMADLWTARRDITYAADEWREGASMGHPGDVTVPIGNYPEMIRAVKEAAADHDLFVPAFGHAGDGNLHYFAVYDHDDPDESARAERVYDDLVERALELDGTVTGEHGIGRGKRAYLRREHGDAVDAMRAIKDALDPNGTLNPGKVFPDE encoded by the coding sequence ATGAGCCAGGGATTCGACCGGGAACTCCGGTTCCTCGACGACCTCGCGCTCGACGGGGAGGTCTCGCGGGGGCCCTCGGACCGCGGCACGCACGCCGGCAGTTACGACACCGCGCCCGCCGACGAGGTGCACCCGGACGCGGTCGTCTTCGCGGGGTCGACCGCGGACGTGTCGGCGGTGCTCGCGGCGGCCGACGAGCGCGGCGTCCCCGTCACCCCGTACGCGGCCGGAACGAGCCTCGAATCACACGCGACGCCCGTCGAGGGCGGCGTCAGCCTCGACCTGACGCGGATGGACCGCGTGCTGGAGGTCCGACCCGACGACCTCACGGTCGACGTCGAACCGGGCGTGATCGGCGGCGACCTGAACGAACGGGTCGCCCGCCACGGCCTCACCTTCCCGCCGCTCCCCTCCTCGGGCGCCATCTCTACGGTCGGCGGCATGATCGCCACCGACGCCTCGGGAATGGGGACGGTGAAGTACGGCGAGGTGGGCGACTGGGTCCGCGCGCTGGAGGTCGTCCTCGCGGACGGGACGGTGATCGGGACGGGGACCGGGGCCGCCAAGAGCTCCAGCGGCTACAACCTCACCGACCTGCTCGTCGGCTCCGAGGGCACCCTCGGCGTCGTCACCCGGGCGACGCTCGGACTCGCGGGCATCCCCGAGCAGATCCGCGGCGGGCGGGCCGTCTTCCCGACGCTCGCGGACGCGACCGCGGCGGTCCGGGACGCCGTCACCTCCGGCGTCGACGTGGCGAAGATCGAACTGATGGACTCGGACGCGGCGGCGCTCGCCAACGACTACTCGGGCACCGACATGCCCGAGCGCCCGATGGCGTTCGTCGAGTTCCACGCCGACCACGGGGTCGACGAGGAGGTGGCGTTCTGCGAGGCGGTGTTCTCGGCCCACGACGTCGAGTCGTTCGAGGTGGACGACGGCGACGGGATGGCCGACCTCTGGACCGCCAGGCGCGACATCACGTACGCCGCCGACGAGTGGCGGGAGGGCGCCTCGATGGGCCACCCGGGCGACGTGACGGTTCCCATCGGGAACTACCCGGAGATGATCCGCGCCGTGAAGGAGGCCGCCGCCGATCACGACCTGTTCGTCCCGGCGTTCGGCCACGCGGGCGACGGCAACCTCCACTACTTCGCCGTCTACGACCACGACGACCCCGACGAGTCCGCCCGCGCCGAGCGCGTCTACGACGACCTCGTGGAGCGCGCGCTCGAACTCGACGGCACCGTCACGGGCGAGCACGGCATCGGCCGCGGCAAGCGCGCGTACCTCCGCCGGGAGCACGGCGACGCGGTGGACGCGATGCGAGCGATCAAGGACGCGCTCGACCCGAACGGCACCCTGAACCCGGGGAAGGTGTTCCCCGACGAGTAG